A region of Chloroflexota bacterium DNA encodes the following proteins:
- a CDS encoding cysteine synthase family protein has product MSSAQPRPATARNGILDAIGGTPLVFLPNLSKPNVRIYAKLEGHNPTGSVKDRIAKHMIERAEAEGTLTPDKVVLEPTSGNTGISLAMVCKVKGYKLKVVMPENVSPERAQLLEAFGAEVTYSDGAGGSNYAIVVAKKLYDEDPDTYFMPYQYGNASNPLAHYETTGAEIIEALPEVDTFVAGLGTGGTLMGVGRRLKDHNPDVQVVAIVPSPDDAIQGLRSLEEGFIPPILDTSLLDARIMIEGQEAFASTRYLMEQEGIFAGISSGSVIAGALRIADRMEQGNIVCLLADGGWKYLSTNLWTTDYGDLESRV; this is encoded by the coding sequence ATGTCCTCAGCGCAGCCGCGCCCCGCGACGGCCAGAAACGGCATCCTCGACGCCATCGGCGGGACGCCGCTTGTCTTCCTGCCGAACCTGAGCAAGCCGAACGTGCGCATCTACGCCAAGCTGGAGGGCCATAACCCCACGGGCAGCGTCAAGGACCGCATCGCCAAGCACATGATCGAGCGGGCGGAGGCCGAGGGCACGCTCACGCCCGACAAGGTCGTGCTGGAACCCACGAGCGGCAACACCGGCATCTCGCTGGCCATGGTGTGCAAGGTGAAGGGCTACAAGCTCAAGGTGGTGATGCCGGAGAACGTCAGCCCGGAGCGCGCGCAGCTGCTGGAGGCGTTCGGTGCGGAGGTCACTTATTCCGACGGCGCGGGCGGCAGCAACTACGCCATCGTGGTGGCCAAGAAGCTGTACGACGAGGACCCGGACACCTACTTCATGCCGTACCAGTACGGCAACGCCTCCAACCCCCTCGCCCACTACGAGACCACGGGCGCGGAGATCATCGAGGCGCTGCCGGAGGTGGACACCTTCGTGGCGGGGCTGGGCACGGGCGGCACGCTCATGGGCGTGGGGCGCCGGCTGAAGGACCACAACCCGGACGTGCAGGTGGTGGCAATCGTGCCGTCGCCGGACGACGCGATACAGGGGCTGCGGAGCCTGGAGGAGGGGTTCATCCCGCCCATCCTCGACACCTCGCTGCTGGACGCGCGCATCATGATCGAGGGGCAGGAGGCGTTCGCGAGCACGCGGTACCTGATGGAGCAGGAGGGCATCTTCGCGGGGATTTCCTCGGGCTCGGTCATCGCGGGGGCGCTGCGGATCGCGGACCGGATGGAGCAGGGGAACATCGTGTGCCTGCTGGCGGACGGCGGGTGGAAGTACCTGAGCACGAACCTCTGGACGACGGACTACGGCGACCTCGAAAGCCGGGTC
- the moeB gene encoding molybdopterin-synthase adenylyltransferase MoeB: MTTSFALTPEQVQRYSRHIIMPQVGSHGQRKLMQSKVLVVGAGGLGSPTALYLSLAGVGTVGLVDFDVVDISNLQRQILHQNADVGRPKVVSAQESINAYNPDVNVRIHETPINSDNAFEIISDYDIVVNGADNFATRYLVNDACYLLNKPLVDGSILMFDGQATVYLPGRGCYRCLFPAPPPPGAVPNCAEAGVLGAITGLVGSIQATETLKLILDIGDSLSGRLLLIDALTMDFRTVKIRQNPNCPLCGAEPTVTELIDYEVFCGLPSAN, encoded by the coding sequence ATGACAACCTCGTTCGCGTTGACGCCGGAGCAGGTGCAACGCTACAGCCGGCACATTATCATGCCCCAGGTGGGCAGCCATGGCCAGCGCAAGCTGATGCAGTCGAAGGTGCTCGTCGTCGGGGCGGGCGGGCTCGGCTCGCCGACGGCCCTCTACCTCTCGCTGGCGGGCGTGGGCACCGTCGGGCTGGTCGACTTCGACGTAGTCGACATCTCCAACCTGCAGCGCCAGATCCTGCACCAGAATGCCGACGTGGGCCGACCCAAGGTCGTCTCCGCGCAGGAGTCCATCAACGCCTACAACCCCGACGTCAACGTGCGCATCCACGAGACGCCCATCAACTCCGACAACGCATTCGAGATCATCTCGGACTACGACATCGTCGTGAACGGCGCGGACAACTTCGCCACGCGCTACTTGGTCAACGACGCCTGCTACCTGCTGAACAAGCCGCTGGTCGACGGGAGCATCCTGATGTTCGACGGGCAGGCGACGGTGTACCTGCCGGGCCGCGGCTGCTACCGCTGCCTCTTCCCCGCGCCGCCGCCTCCGGGCGCGGTGCCCAACTGCGCCGAGGCAGGCGTGCTGGGCGCCATCACGGGACTTGTCGGCAGCATCCAGGCGACGGAGACGCTGAAGCTCATCCTTGACATCGGCGACTCGCTGTCCGGGCGGCTGCTGCTCATCGACGCGCTGACCATGGACTTCCGCACGGTGAAGATCCGGCAGAACCCCAACTGCCCGCTGTGCGGCGCGGAGCCGACGGTGACCGAGCTCATCGACTACGAGGTCTTCTGCGGCCTCCCCTCGGCGAACTAG